In the Muricauda sp. MAR_2010_75 genome, one interval contains:
- a CDS encoding flavodoxin domain-containing protein, with product MKGAIFFSGKYGSTEQYANWISEATGLPVFDIKDSQANPSKYDFLILGSSIIYFKLTMRKWAKKNLATLKHRSKVLFSVSGAGPSDKLEGWVSNSFPPELLSQMEHIALHGRLDHSKVSWGVRLMLWIGSLINSNPEASKDERLGFDYMNKSSIEPIVKLAKQFQKNETTE from the coding sequence ATGAAAGGAGCAATTTTTTTCTCTGGCAAATATGGCAGTACAGAGCAGTACGCCAACTGGATAAGTGAAGCCACAGGGCTACCCGTATTCGATATCAAAGACTCCCAAGCCAACCCGTCCAAATACGATTTTCTGATATTGGGCAGCTCAATAATCTATTTTAAGTTGACCATGAGAAAATGGGCAAAAAAGAACCTAGCCACTCTTAAACACAGGTCAAAGGTATTGTTCTCTGTTTCTGGAGCTGGGCCTAGCGACAAACTCGAAGGTTGGGTCTCCAATTCATTCCCACCTGAATTATTATCGCAAATGGAGCACATAGCCCTTCACGGAAGATTGGATCACTCCAAAGTTAGCTGGGGAGTACGATTAATGCTCTGGATAGGGTCTCTTATTAATTCAAATCCCGAAGCCAGCAAAGATGAACGATTGGGCTTTGACTACATGAACAAGTCAAGTATTGAACCAATTGTAAAACTGGCTAAACAATTTCAAAAAAACGAAACAACAGAATAG